The following are encoded together in the Mycolicibacterium arabiense genome:
- a CDS encoding crotonase/enoyl-CoA hydratase family protein — protein sequence MTHAIRPVDFDDLKTMTYEVTDRVARITFNRPEKGNAIVADTPLELSALVERADLDPAVHVILVSGRGEGFCAGFDLSAYAEGSSSAGGGSPYEDTVLSGRTQGINHLPDQPWDPMIDYQMMSRFVRGFSSLMHADKPTVVKIHGYCVAGGTDIALHADQVIAASDAKIGYPPMRVWGVPAAGLWAHRLGDQRAKRLLLTGDCISGTQAAEWGLAIEAPEPADLDERTERLVERIAAMPVNQLIMAKLALNTALLQQGIATSRMVSTVFDGVARHTPEGHEFVARAREHGFRDAVRARDEPYGDAGRRTSGV from the coding sequence ATGACGCACGCGATCCGGCCGGTCGACTTCGACGACCTCAAGACGATGACATACGAGGTGACCGACCGCGTCGCTCGGATCACCTTCAACCGGCCCGAGAAGGGCAACGCGATCGTCGCCGACACCCCGCTGGAACTCTCCGCACTCGTCGAGCGGGCCGACCTCGATCCGGCGGTGCACGTGATCCTGGTGTCCGGCCGGGGCGAGGGGTTCTGCGCGGGGTTCGACCTGTCCGCCTATGCCGAGGGTTCGTCGTCGGCGGGTGGCGGCAGTCCCTACGAGGACACCGTGCTGTCGGGCCGCACCCAGGGCATCAACCACCTGCCCGATCAGCCGTGGGATCCGATGATCGACTACCAGATGATGAGCCGGTTCGTCCGCGGGTTCTCCAGCCTGATGCACGCCGACAAGCCGACGGTGGTCAAGATCCACGGTTACTGCGTGGCGGGCGGCACCGACATCGCACTGCACGCCGATCAGGTGATCGCCGCGTCGGACGCCAAGATCGGCTATCCGCCGATGCGCGTCTGGGGAGTGCCCGCCGCGGGCCTGTGGGCACACCGGCTGGGCGATCAGCGCGCGAAACGCCTTCTCTTAACCGGTGATTGCATCTCGGGAACCCAGGCGGCCGAGTGGGGGCTCGCCATCGAAGCACCCGAGCCTGCCGACCTCGACGAGCGGACCGAGCGCCTCGTCGAGCGGATCGCCGCGATGCCGGTCAACCAGCTGATCATGGCGAAGCTCGCACTGAACACCGCGCTGCTGCAGCAGGGCATCGCCACCAGCAGGATGGTCAGCACCGTCTTCGACGGCGTGGCTCGGCACACTCCCGAGGGGCACGAGTTCGTCGCCCGGGCACGCGAACACGGCTTCCGCGACGCCGTGCGGGCTCGCGACGAGCCCTACGGCGACGCGGGACGCCGCACCTCCGGGGTATGA
- a CDS encoding DUF3060 domain-containing protein yields MTAVSVTVASGLIAGAPSAAAKNGDTHITGQGISQTIDCNDAALIIVGTSNFITAKGSCWGVSVQGSSNTVIADNVVNDITVYGFDQTVYYRTGAPKVWDRGRELGMTNRIDRVPA; encoded by the coding sequence ATGACCGCGGTCTCGGTGACGGTGGCCTCCGGGCTGATCGCCGGTGCGCCGTCGGCGGCCGCGAAGAACGGTGACACCCACATCACCGGGCAGGGCATCTCCCAGACCATCGACTGCAACGACGCGGCGTTGATCATCGTGGGCACCAGCAACTTCATCACCGCCAAGGGCTCGTGCTGGGGCGTCTCGGTGCAGGGTTCCTCGAACACCGTCATCGCCGACAACGTCGTCAACGACATCACGGTCTACGGGTTCGATCAGACGGTGTACTACCGCACCGGCGCGCCGAAGGTCTGGGACCGCGGACGCGAACTCGGCATGACCAACCGGATCGACCGCGTCCCCGCGTAG
- a CDS encoding PaaX family transcriptional regulator C-terminal domain-containing protein produces MARMTARSVVLSVLLGAHPASASAAELIRLTADFGIRESTLRVALTRMVGAGDLIRSADGYRLSARLLARQRRQDDALDPKPRPWDGTWTTVVVTSVGTDARNRAALRTTLCEMRFGELREGVWMRPANLDQAVPDALRDRVRVLTARDDDPVDLAGRLWNLSGWSATGHRLLDELRSAPAIPGRFTAAAAIVRHLLTDPVLPDELLPADWPGAALRAAYLDFAADLTARRDDTELMEAT; encoded by the coding sequence CTGGCGCGCATGACCGCGCGCTCGGTGGTGCTGAGCGTCCTCCTGGGAGCCCACCCCGCATCGGCATCGGCGGCCGAACTCATCCGCCTCACAGCGGACTTCGGGATCCGCGAGTCGACGCTGCGGGTGGCCCTGACCCGGATGGTCGGGGCCGGCGACCTGATCCGCTCTGCCGACGGGTACCGGCTGTCGGCGCGCCTGCTAGCACGGCAACGGCGACAGGACGATGCGCTGGACCCGAAGCCCAGGCCGTGGGATGGGACGTGGACCACCGTCGTCGTCACCAGCGTGGGTACTGACGCACGCAATCGGGCGGCACTGCGGACCACCCTGTGCGAGATGCGGTTCGGCGAACTGCGGGAGGGCGTCTGGATGCGCCCAGCGAACCTCGATCAGGCGGTGCCCGATGCGCTGCGTGACCGGGTGCGCGTGCTGACGGCGCGGGACGACGACCCCGTCGACCTCGCAGGCCGCCTGTGGAACCTGTCGGGCTGGTCGGCGACCGGGCACCGGCTCCTCGACGAGTTGCGTTCTGCACCAGCCATACCCGGCCGTTTCACCGCCGCGGCCGCCATCGTGCGTCACCTGCTGACCGATCCCGTGCTGCCCGACGAGCTGCTGCCAGCCGATTGGCCCGGCGCCGCACTGCGGGCCGCGTACCTCGACTTCGCCGCCGATCTGACGGCGCGACGCGACGACACCGAGCTGATGGAGGCGACATGA
- a CDS encoding TetR/AcrR family transcriptional regulator, translating to MAARSEAVSAGGRTKSPTRTTKLSRDAIVNAALTFLDREGWDALTINALANQLGTKGPSLYNHVQSLDDLRRTVRMRVIDDIIGMLNNVGQGRTRDDAVVSMASAYRSYAHHHPGRYSAFTRMPLGGDDPEYTAATRAAAGPVIAVLVSYGIDGENAFYSALEFWSALHGFVLLEMTGVMDDIDTDAVFTDMVLRLAAGMERR from the coding sequence ATGGCAGCTCGGTCGGAGGCAGTCTCCGCGGGCGGCCGCACGAAGAGTCCCACCAGAACCACCAAGCTGAGCCGCGACGCCATCGTCAACGCCGCCCTGACGTTCCTGGACCGCGAAGGCTGGGACGCACTCACCATCAACGCCCTGGCCAACCAGCTCGGCACCAAGGGGCCGTCGCTCTACAACCACGTACAGAGCCTCGACGACCTGCGGCGGACCGTTCGGATGCGCGTCATCGACGACATCATCGGCATGCTGAACAACGTCGGGCAGGGGCGTACCCGCGACGACGCCGTGGTCTCCATGGCCAGCGCCTACCGCAGCTATGCCCATCACCATCCGGGGCGCTACTCGGCGTTCACCCGGATGCCACTGGGCGGGGACGACCCCGAGTACACCGCGGCCACCCGCGCCGCGGCCGGGCCGGTCATCGCGGTGCTCGTCTCCTATGGGATCGACGGCGAGAACGCGTTCTATTCGGCGCTCGAATTCTGGTCGGCGCTGCACGGTTTCGTGCTGCTGGAGATGACCGGCGTCATGGACGACATCGACACCGACGCGGTGTTCACCGACATGGTGTTGCGGTTGGCCGCCGGCATGGAGAGGCGATGA
- a CDS encoding crotonase/enoyl-CoA hydratase family protein, giving the protein MTGEIKDGGVRVERHGPVTTVIMNRPAARNAVNGPAAAELYAAFDEFDRDDDASVAVLWGDNGTFCAGADLKAFGTPDMNPAHRTGPGPMGPTRMVLSKPVIAAVSGYAVAGGLELALWCDLRVAEEDATFGVFCRRWGVPLIDGGTVRLPRLIGQSRAMDLILTGRAVGAQEALQMGLANRVVGKGDARRAAEELAAELAALPQLCMRSDRLSAMGQWGMSEAEAIDTEFASLSRVSSESLAGARRFAEGAGRHGSQD; this is encoded by the coding sequence ATGACCGGAGAGATCAAGGACGGCGGCGTTCGGGTGGAGCGCCACGGCCCGGTGACCACGGTGATCATGAACCGGCCTGCGGCCCGCAACGCCGTGAACGGGCCTGCGGCCGCCGAGTTGTACGCCGCGTTCGACGAGTTCGATCGCGACGACGATGCCTCCGTCGCCGTCCTGTGGGGGGACAACGGGACGTTCTGTGCCGGAGCCGATCTCAAGGCGTTCGGCACGCCCGACATGAATCCGGCGCACCGCACCGGCCCCGGCCCGATGGGACCGACCCGAATGGTGTTGTCGAAGCCGGTGATCGCGGCGGTCAGCGGATACGCCGTGGCCGGCGGGCTCGAACTGGCGCTGTGGTGCGACCTGCGGGTGGCCGAGGAGGACGCCACCTTCGGCGTCTTCTGCCGGCGGTGGGGCGTGCCGTTGATCGACGGGGGCACCGTGCGTCTGCCCCGGCTCATCGGTCAGAGTCGGGCGATGGATCTCATCCTCACCGGCCGCGCGGTCGGGGCGCAGGAGGCGCTGCAGATGGGTCTCGCCAACCGGGTCGTCGGCAAGGGCGACGCGCGCCGCGCAGCCGAGGAGTTGGCGGCCGAACTCGCTGCGCTGCCACAGCTGTGCATGCGCTCCGATCGGCTGTCGGCGATGGGGCAGTGGGGCATGTCCGAAGCCGAGGCCATCGACACCGAGTTCGCCAGCCTGTCCCGGGTCTCGTCCGAATCACTAGCTGGCGCACGGCGTTTCGCCGAGGGCGCCGGGCGGCACGGCAGCCAGGACTGA
- a CDS encoding phosphatase PAP2 family protein, with protein sequence MSAVDQAFALTPAPASDKRTRPWILVLRWAAIATWAFVIVYRTVTDGFAFNRELLLLYIATGLLVASIGRGRRMLYVVRDWLPFAVVLLAYDLSRGAATLVGRPTLWHWQADADRWLFGGTMPTVWLQERLKVPATPWWEVVISTVYMSFFILPYVVAAVLWLRNRDEWKAFVKLFVGLSFAALVVYALVPAAPPWAAARCTAADVAGGPSGPRCMFRSARGVPDGGILGAMQTSQDGANPWIERIVTRGWGKLNLHSAGALIDQGQANVNLVAAIPSLHAGMSAAIAAFLWHRVNKKWRPVLVAYVLVMAFTLVYTAEHYVVDILLGWAFAFVVAVAINRHTAWRRRRSDAREIDLAQSLGDRPDGLGAGREPDHVASLQMQGRAVVGERDGG encoded by the coding sequence GTGTCCGCAGTCGACCAGGCGTTCGCGCTCACGCCCGCGCCGGCCTCGGACAAGCGAACGCGGCCGTGGATCCTCGTCTTGCGGTGGGCCGCGATCGCGACATGGGCGTTCGTCATCGTCTACCGCACCGTCACCGACGGCTTCGCGTTCAACCGGGAACTGCTACTCCTCTACATCGCGACGGGCTTGCTCGTCGCCAGCATCGGGCGCGGCCGTCGCATGCTCTACGTCGTCCGCGACTGGCTGCCGTTCGCGGTGGTCCTGCTCGCCTACGACCTGAGCCGCGGCGCTGCGACGCTCGTCGGCAGGCCGACGCTGTGGCACTGGCAGGCCGATGCCGACCGGTGGTTGTTCGGCGGGACGATGCCCACGGTCTGGCTGCAGGAACGCCTCAAGGTGCCCGCCACCCCGTGGTGGGAGGTGGTCATCAGCACCGTCTACATGTCCTTCTTCATCCTTCCGTACGTGGTGGCGGCCGTCCTGTGGCTGCGCAACCGCGACGAGTGGAAGGCCTTCGTCAAGCTGTTCGTCGGGCTGTCGTTCGCGGCGCTGGTCGTCTACGCGCTGGTGCCCGCGGCGCCGCCGTGGGCAGCTGCCCGGTGTACGGCGGCCGACGTCGCCGGTGGTCCGTCCGGACCGAGGTGCATGTTCCGTTCCGCGCGCGGCGTTCCCGACGGCGGAATCCTCGGCGCCATGCAGACCAGCCAGGACGGCGCGAATCCTTGGATCGAGCGGATCGTCACGCGCGGCTGGGGCAAGCTCAACCTGCATTCGGCCGGCGCGCTCATCGACCAGGGGCAGGCGAACGTGAACCTCGTTGCCGCGATCCCGTCGCTGCACGCCGGGATGTCCGCCGCCATCGCCGCGTTCCTGTGGCACCGGGTCAACAAGAAGTGGCGCCCGGTGCTCGTCGCCTACGTACTCGTCATGGCGTTCACGCTGGTCTACACCGCCGAGCACTACGTCGTGGACATCCTGCTGGGCTGGGCGTTCGCGTTCGTGGTCGCCGTGGCGATCAACCGGCACACCGCGTGGCGGCGTCGGCGGTCAGACGCCCGTGAGATAGACCTTGCGCAGAGTCTCGGTGACCGTCCAGACGGTCTCGGCGCCGGCCGCGAGCCGGACCACGTCGCCAGCCTGCAGATGCAGGGTAGGGCTGTCGTCGGCGAACGCGACGGTGGCTGA
- a CDS encoding acyl-CoA dehydrogenase family protein: protein MADTHVVTNQVPPLQDYNPATSEVLAEALVREGGGWGADEVNELGELCGTAQAQRWGELADRHRPVLHTHDRYGNRVDEVEYDPAYHELMTVAVTHGLHAAPWADDRPGAHVVRAAKTSVWTPEPGHLCPISMTYAVVPALRYNPELAAVYEPLLSSRVYDPEMKIPNRKRGITAGMSMTEKQGGSDVRAGTTEAVPNGFGTYSITGHKWFTSAPMSDVFLVLAQAPGGLTCFLLPRVLPDGTRNRMYLQRLKDKLGNHANASSEVEYDGAIAWRVGEEGRGVPTIIEMVNLTRLDCTLGSATSMRTGLTRAVHHAQHRKAFGEYLIDQPLMRNVLADLAVEAEAATMLAMRMAGATDKAVHGDQRETLLRRIGLAAGKYWVCKRATPHAAETMECLGGNGYVEESGMPRLYREAPLMGIWEGSGNVSALDTLRAMATRPECVEVLFDELATAAGQDPRYDAHVTALRQTLGSAGDVATIQYRARKVAEDIALALQGSLLIRHGHPAVAEAFLASRLGGQWGGAFGTLPTGLDLAPVIERALVKG from the coding sequence ATGGCTGATACCCACGTCGTCACCAATCAGGTTCCGCCGCTGCAGGACTACAACCCGGCGACCTCGGAGGTGTTGGCGGAGGCCCTCGTTCGCGAGGGCGGCGGGTGGGGTGCCGACGAGGTCAACGAGCTGGGCGAACTCTGCGGGACCGCGCAGGCGCAGCGCTGGGGTGAACTGGCCGATCGCCACCGTCCCGTGCTGCACACCCATGACCGCTACGGCAACCGCGTCGACGAAGTCGAGTACGACCCCGCCTATCACGAACTCATGACCGTCGCCGTGACCCACGGTCTGCACGCGGCGCCGTGGGCGGACGACCGGCCGGGTGCTCACGTGGTTCGCGCGGCGAAGACGTCGGTGTGGACACCCGAGCCCGGCCATCTCTGCCCCATCTCCATGACCTACGCGGTCGTGCCCGCGCTGCGCTACAACCCCGAACTCGCCGCGGTTTACGAGCCGCTGCTCAGCAGTCGCGTCTACGACCCGGAGATGAAGATCCCCAACCGCAAGCGCGGCATCACCGCCGGCATGTCGATGACCGAGAAGCAGGGCGGTTCCGACGTCCGGGCGGGGACCACCGAAGCCGTGCCGAACGGCTTCGGCACCTACAGCATCACCGGGCACAAGTGGTTCACCTCGGCGCCCATGTCCGACGTCTTCCTCGTGCTGGCCCAGGCTCCCGGCGGGCTCACCTGCTTCCTGTTGCCGCGCGTGCTTCCCGACGGCACCCGCAACCGGATGTACCTGCAGCGGCTCAAGGACAAGCTCGGCAACCACGCCAACGCCTCCAGCGAGGTCGAGTACGACGGCGCGATCGCCTGGCGAGTGGGCGAAGAGGGCCGGGGCGTGCCGACCATCATCGAGATGGTCAACCTCACCCGGCTCGACTGCACACTCGGCAGCGCGACCAGCATGCGCACCGGCCTGACCCGTGCGGTGCACCACGCGCAGCACCGAAAGGCGTTCGGCGAGTATCTGATCGATCAGCCGCTGATGCGCAACGTCCTGGCCGACCTCGCCGTCGAGGCCGAGGCGGCGACGATGCTCGCGATGCGGATGGCCGGTGCCACCGACAAGGCGGTGCACGGCGACCAGCGCGAGACCCTGTTGCGGCGCATCGGGCTGGCCGCGGGCAAGTACTGGGTGTGCAAGCGCGCCACCCCGCACGCGGCGGAGACCATGGAGTGCCTCGGCGGCAACGGCTACGTCGAGGAGTCCGGGATGCCCAGGCTGTACCGGGAGGCCCCGCTGATGGGCATCTGGGAGGGCTCGGGGAACGTCAGTGCACTGGATACGTTGCGCGCCATGGCAACCCGGCCGGAATGCGTAGAGGTGCTGTTCGACGAACTCGCGACCGCCGCGGGTCAGGACCCCCGCTACGACGCACACGTGACGGCGCTACGCCAGACACTCGGGTCCGCGGGCGACGTGGCGACGATCCAGTACCGCGCGCGCAAGGTCGCCGAGGACATCGCGCTGGCGCTGCAGGGCTCGCTCCTGATCCGGCACGGGCACCCCGCGGTAGCAGAGGCGTTCCTGGCCAGCAGGCTCGGCGGGCAGTGGGGCGGTGCGTTCGGGACCTTGCCGACCGGCCTGGACCTGGCGCCGGTCATCGAGCGCGCGCTGGTCAAGGGATGA
- the rpsL gene encoding 30S ribosomal protein S12 produces MPTINQLVRKGRRDKIAKVKTAALKGSPQRRGVCTRVYTTTPKKPNSALRKVARVRLTSAVEVTAYIPGEGHNLQEHSMVLVRGGRVKDLPGVRYKIIRGSLDTQGVKNRKQARSRYGAKKEKS; encoded by the coding sequence ATGCCAACCATCAACCAGCTGGTCCGCAAGGGCCGCCGCGACAAGATCGCCAAGGTCAAGACCGCGGCCCTCAAGGGCAGCCCGCAGCGCCGCGGTGTGTGCACTCGCGTGTACACCACCACCCCGAAGAAGCCGAACTCGGCGCTTCGCAAGGTGGCGCGCGTGAGGCTGACCAGCGCGGTCGAGGTCACCGCCTACATCCCGGGTGAGGGCCACAACCTGCAGGAGCACTCGATGGTGCTGGTGCGTGGCGGTCGTGTGAAGGACCTCCCCGGTGTGCGCTACAAGATCATCCGCGGCTCGCTCGACACCCAGGGTGTCAAGAACCGCAAGCAAGCCCGCAGCCGTTATGGCGCCAAGAAGGAGAAGAGCTAA
- a CDS encoding DUF3060 domain-containing protein, which translates to MRAHSRILIAALSITAAAWGLTGCGADGSDSNSPSGSAGSSGAQVEIGNTINYGSFGTTADIDCSDGKSLNVGGSNNTLTVKGTCASVNVGGADNKITFDRVDDSLTVVGLNNTVSYREGEPKVEDRGSGNKVDRG; encoded by the coding sequence ATGCGCGCCCACTCCCGGATCCTGATCGCAGCGCTGAGCATCACCGCCGCGGCCTGGGGACTCACCGGCTGCGGCGCCGACGGCAGCGACTCGAACTCCCCCTCCGGATCTGCAGGCAGCTCGGGCGCACAGGTCGAGATCGGCAACACCATCAACTACGGCTCGTTCGGCACCACCGCGGACATCGACTGCTCGGATGGCAAGTCGCTCAACGTCGGTGGCTCCAACAACACCCTCACCGTCAAGGGCACGTGCGCCAGCGTGAACGTCGGCGGGGCCGACAACAAGATCACGTTCGACAGGGTCGACGACAGCCTCACCGTGGTCGGCCTGAACAACACGGTCAGCTACCGCGAGGGTGAGCCGAAGGTCGAGGACCGCGGCTCGGGCAACAAGGTCGACAGGGGCTGA